One stretch of Holophagaceae bacterium DNA includes these proteins:
- a CDS encoding oligosaccharide flippase family protein: MSSHQMKYGVILSYASYFLSMASGLLLTPLLIRGMGNGQYGLYQLIGATVGYLGLLDFGFGAAVTRYVAKYNAENDTQGRENFLGLVFAIYACMVALGVLLGAFVYVKIALVFPNLHAEELRQARLMWCFLVVSFGFSMIGNVFQGALSGSQEFIFTRSLAVGSELLRVLGTLFIIYRHYGAVELTLMGSLLGILSWIGCVVYFFRKLHYRIAFRFWNAGLFREMFGYSFFIFLGQMMSVMYWRIGIFILGVLSTTGAVAVYSIAMNLNGIFLIFVTSINSVLLPRLTHMVVQQATNAEKTEFVARVGRIILFVYGYLLIGFSFFGRQFISLWLGPDYQEAWTATMIVVWAAAIPRIQGATNDLMKAMNRHQFLSIMYVAMGLLNVLVAVLLVKRLGIIGVAIGTATALIAGNLVIANIYYQRALGIQVREFFRITFSRSGTALLASAGVALLAGQLPFAGWRGFLIKGTCFTLAYLAIFWNYAWNANERSLVRSLVPEWFMSERNEAQ, encoded by the coding sequence ATGAGCAGCCACCAGATGAAATACGGGGTCATCCTGTCCTACGCCTCGTACTTCCTTTCCATGGCCTCGGGGCTGCTGCTGACCCCTCTGCTCATCCGGGGCATGGGCAACGGGCAGTATGGCCTTTATCAGCTCATCGGCGCCACGGTGGGCTATCTCGGGCTCCTGGATTTCGGTTTCGGAGCCGCCGTCACCCGTTATGTCGCCAAATACAATGCAGAAAACGATACACAGGGACGGGAGAATTTCCTGGGCCTGGTCTTCGCCATATACGCTTGCATGGTGGCCTTGGGCGTGCTTCTTGGGGCCTTCGTTTATGTCAAGATCGCCCTGGTATTCCCGAACCTTCATGCTGAGGAGCTTCGGCAAGCCAGGCTGATGTGGTGCTTCCTGGTGGTCAGCTTCGGTTTTTCCATGATTGGCAATGTCTTCCAAGGGGCCCTATCCGGAAGCCAGGAATTCATCTTCACCCGGTCCCTGGCTGTGGGAAGCGAACTTCTGCGTGTGCTGGGCACCCTGTTCATCATTTACCGTCACTACGGCGCGGTGGAGCTGACCCTGATGGGGAGCCTGCTGGGAATCCTCTCCTGGATCGGCTGCGTGGTTTATTTCTTTCGCAAACTCCATTACCGGATCGCCTTCCGATTCTGGAACGCTGGGTTGTTCAGGGAGATGTTTGGATATTCCTTTTTCATTTTCCTGGGGCAGATGATGTCCGTGATGTATTGGCGGATCGGCATCTTCATCCTCGGCGTCCTGTCCACCACTGGCGCGGTGGCGGTCTATTCCATCGCCATGAATCTCAATGGCATCTTCCTGATCTTCGTGACCTCCATCAATTCTGTCCTCCTACCCCGGCTCACCCACATGGTGGTGCAGCAGGCCACCAACGCGGAAAAGACAGAGTTCGTCGCCCGGGTCGGGCGCATCATCCTGTTCGTCTACGGCTACCTCCTGATTGGCTTCAGCTTCTTCGGCAGGCAATTCATCAGCCTTTGGCTTGGACCCGACTACCAGGAAGCCTGGACGGCGACCATGATCGTGGTGTGGGCCGCCGCCATCCCACGCATCCAGGGAGCCACCAATGACCTGATGAAGGCCATGAACAGGCACCAGTTCCTGAGCATCATGTACGTGGCCATGGGGCTGCTCAACGTTCTCGTGGCCGTCCTCCTGGTGAAGCGCCTCGGCATCATCGGCGTGGCTATCGGGACCGCCACCGCCCTCATCGCCGGCAATCTCGTGATCGCGAACATCTACTACCAGCGGGCCCTGGGAATACAGGTCCGCGAATTTTTCCGGATCACGTTCTCACGGTCGGGAACCGCGCTCCTTGCGAGTGCGGGTGTGGCCCTGCTTGCCGGGCAACTGCCGTTCGCCGGATGGCGCGGATTCTTGATCAAAGGAACCTGCTTCACCCTGGCCTATCTCGCCATCTTCTGGAACTACGCTTGGAATGCGAATGAAAGGTCCCTCGTCCGGTCGCTGGTTCCTGAGTGGTTCATGTCAGAGAGGAATGAAGCTCAATAA
- a CDS encoding glycosyltransferase, translated as MTGNRKKVLFLIESLAGGGAEKVLSVLVAHLDKTKFDVTVLSVVNTGIHIDSIQKHAHYQFFLDNPASDRSFWSRLVYRVKYNLIQKLPGRLAYRWLIKDAFEFEVAFIEGLATKIISASINPRSRKLAWVHTDLQANHWTKLVFHTLQREAQSYRRFDQIVCVSRQVKDSLASLLGIVERTSVLHNPVDTREILQKAEEGLPVAEDRSTLRLVSTGRLVEQKGYDRLLNIHKRLLDDGLAHELWILGEGPQRPQLEAYLQQHQLEGSVRLWGFLANPYAIMRQCDLFVCSSLAEGFSTAVTEALILGIPVITTDCSGMRELLGDQEGFGIITGNSEDALYDGLKSLLTEPERLAHYRRQAILRGQEFGLKQTLPAVEALLEGVI; from the coding sequence ATGACCGGAAACCGGAAGAAAGTCCTGTTCCTCATTGAAAGCCTTGCGGGCGGCGGGGCCGAGAAGGTTCTCTCGGTCCTTGTGGCCCATCTGGATAAGACGAAGTTCGATGTGACCGTCCTATCTGTCGTCAATACTGGAATCCATATCGATTCCATCCAGAAACATGCCCACTACCAGTTCTTCCTAGACAACCCGGCCAGTGATCGCTCCTTCTGGAGCCGACTGGTTTACCGCGTGAAATACAACCTCATTCAGAAACTCCCCGGAAGGTTGGCATATCGCTGGTTGATTAAGGATGCCTTTGAGTTTGAAGTGGCGTTTATCGAAGGTTTGGCAACGAAAATCATCAGTGCTTCTATAAATCCGAGGTCGAGGAAACTTGCTTGGGTGCATACCGATTTGCAAGCCAACCACTGGACGAAGCTCGTTTTCCATACCTTGCAACGGGAGGCTCAATCCTATCGTCGGTTTGACCAGATCGTTTGTGTCTCCAGGCAGGTCAAGGACAGTCTGGCTTCCCTGCTCGGTATTGTGGAAAGAACCAGCGTTCTACACAATCCCGTGGATACCCGGGAGATCTTACAGAAGGCCGAAGAAGGATTGCCCGTAGCAGAAGACCGGTCAACGTTGCGGTTGGTCAGCACTGGTCGTCTCGTGGAACAGAAAGGCTATGACCGTCTGTTAAACATCCATAAGCGACTATTGGACGACGGACTTGCGCATGAGCTGTGGATCCTGGGGGAAGGTCCGCAGCGCCCACAACTGGAAGCCTATCTCCAGCAGCACCAGCTCGAGGGAAGCGTACGACTTTGGGGGTTCTTAGCCAATCCGTATGCCATCATGCGCCAGTGCGATCTGTTCGTCTGTTCCTCACTGGCCGAAGGGTTCAGTACGGCAGTGACCGAGGCCCTGATCCTGGGAATCCCGGTGATCACGACTGATTGTTCTGGAATGAGGGAATTGTTGGGCGACCAAGAGGGGTTCGGCATCATCACCGGAAATTCAGAAGATGCTTTGTACGATGGCTTGAAGTCCCTACTCACCGAGCCAGAGCGCTTGGCCCACTATCGCCGCCAAGCGATCCTCCGAGGCCAGGAATTCGGGCTTAAGCAAACCCTGCCGGCAGTTGAAGCCCTGCTGGAGGGAGTTATTTGA
- a CDS encoding glycoside hydrolase family 88 protein, giving the protein MIGFVVILSLLAITGLVVMAIDLVPQAAAWIQRIHIGRWRERREWTAAVSAVVETWLRRTPVIPIGDHERLIVLDMLRGRHRSATIQSWQEAALLLGAGEALRRDPGQAKMQQAVAGWLERHFEGNGQWKSPPQQVDGALLGYALMRLPGIDIGHYRPALDHLRTLLVSMTGNDGTIPYRKVQPDFRYVDTLGFVCPFLAAYGRRFKDEPCLALAIRQIESYSGMAMLPEWFIPAHAFDLAQKVPLGIHGWGRGIAWYALGLMGTLKELPPGDPRRERLRDQASALGQALLRLQGTKGGWSAMAFLGPQSPLDSSATTVLGLFLLRMYREFNNPEFLEAARRSAGYLMTVTRRSGIVDFSQGDTKGIGHYSIRYQQMPFTQGFALQLALEILALDEPLAGAG; this is encoded by the coding sequence ATGATCGGTTTCGTCGTCATCCTATCCCTGCTTGCGATCACCGGCTTGGTGGTCATGGCGATCGACCTGGTCCCGCAGGCTGCGGCCTGGATCCAGCGGATCCACATCGGTCGTTGGCGGGAGCGGAGGGAATGGACCGCGGCTGTGTCGGCGGTGGTTGAAACATGGTTGCGCCGGACGCCCGTGATCCCAATTGGCGACCATGAACGGCTGATCGTCCTGGACATGCTGCGCGGCCGCCACCGCAGCGCCACCATCCAGAGCTGGCAGGAGGCCGCCCTGCTGCTCGGGGCCGGCGAGGCCCTGCGCCGCGATCCGGGCCAGGCCAAGATGCAGCAAGCTGTGGCTGGTTGGCTGGAACGCCACTTCGAAGGCAATGGCCAGTGGAAGTCCCCGCCCCAGCAAGTGGATGGCGCTCTGCTGGGCTATGCCCTGATGAGACTGCCCGGCATCGATATTGGCCATTACCGGCCTGCCCTGGATCACCTTCGGACCCTGCTGGTGTCCATGACAGGGAATGATGGAACCATTCCCTACCGGAAGGTCCAACCGGATTTCCGCTATGTGGACACCCTCGGATTCGTGTGCCCCTTCCTTGCCGCCTATGGTCGCCGATTCAAGGATGAACCATGCCTGGCGCTGGCCATCCGGCAGATCGAATCCTATTCGGGAATGGCCATGTTGCCCGAGTGGTTCATTCCCGCCCATGCCTTCGATCTGGCTCAGAAGGTGCCGCTGGGAATTCATGGATGGGGCCGCGGCATCGCCTGGTATGCGCTCGGATTGATGGGGACGCTGAAGGAGCTACCGCCGGGGGATCCGCGCCGGGAGCGGCTGCGCGACCAGGCAAGCGCATTGGGGCAAGCCCTGCTTCGCCTGCAGGGGACGAAGGGGGGATGGAGCGCGATGGCCTTCCTGGGCCCGCAATCTCCGCTGGATTCCTCTGCCACCACGGTGCTTGGCCTATTCCTGCTGCGGATGTACCGGGAATTCAATAATCCGGAATTCCTGGAGGCAGCCCGCCGGAGCGCGGGCTACCTGATGACAGTCACCCGTCGGAGCGGCATCGTCGACTTCTCCCAGGGCGATACCAAGGGGATCGGGCACTATTCGATCCGCTACCAACAAATGCCATTCACCCAGGGATTCGCCCTGCAACTGGCGCTTGAGATCCTGGCGCTGGATGAACCCTTGGCAGGCGCCGGATGA
- a CDS encoding glycosyltransferase has translation MKRMLIVANGLEGGGAEKVLITLINHLDSRQYDITLYSMVACDIHRLELMRPIHYRYFFEAVIPEDNELVRFWKKLRNKLKLLIFDFLPARWFYFLFVTGKFDIEFAAIEGYATKVISGSGNPTSLKIAWVHIDLFNLHWTDIVFKKPDEEKKAYCRFDKIVCVSAVVKENLDRLFEVHEKSLVLYNPVDVGDIRQKARELVPVPRSTSKLFRMVTAGRLAEQKGFDRLLDIHRRLLADGLAHELWILGEGPQRLVLEAYIREHHLEESVCLLGFQANPYAFINQCDLFVCSSRAEGFSTVATEAVILGLPVVTTDCAGMRELLLTGEDSCGLITGNDNENLYIGLKDILQDMTLLERLKEKARARGSAFSLEKTMNSFLGLFENQ, from the coding sequence ATGAAACGAATGTTGATCGTGGCAAACGGACTGGAGGGAGGGGGAGCGGAAAAGGTACTCATCACCCTGATCAACCATTTAGATTCGCGGCAGTATGACATCACCCTATACAGCATGGTTGCCTGCGATATCCATCGCCTGGAGTTGATGCGACCAATTCACTACCGCTATTTCTTTGAGGCTGTCATACCGGAGGACAATGAACTCGTCCGTTTTTGGAAAAAGCTACGCAATAAGCTAAAACTATTAATTTTCGACTTTTTACCAGCTCGGTGGTTCTACTTCCTGTTTGTCACCGGAAAATTTGACATCGAGTTCGCTGCGATCGAGGGGTATGCCACCAAGGTCATCAGCGGGTCAGGCAATCCCACTTCACTGAAAATAGCCTGGGTTCACATTGACTTGTTCAACCTTCATTGGACCGACATTGTTTTTAAAAAACCGGACGAAGAAAAGAAGGCATATTGCCGGTTCGATAAAATCGTCTGCGTTTCCGCTGTGGTGAAAGAGAATCTGGACCGACTTTTCGAGGTTCATGAAAAAAGTCTAGTTCTTTACAATCCGGTTGATGTGGGCGATATTCGCCAAAAAGCGCGGGAACTCGTTCCAGTGCCACGATCCACTAGCAAGTTGTTCCGAATGGTAACGGCCGGTCGGCTGGCGGAACAAAAAGGCTTTGACAGACTTCTAGATATCCATCGGCGGTTGCTGGCCGACGGGTTGGCACATGAACTCTGGATTTTAGGCGAAGGGCCGCAACGGCTCGTGCTTGAGGCCTATATCCGAGAGCATCACCTTGAGGAAAGTGTTTGTCTTTTGGGGTTCCAGGCGAATCCATATGCTTTCATAAACCAGTGTGACCTGTTCGTTTGTTCCTCGCGGGCCGAGGGGTTTAGTACGGTTGCCACCGAAGCCGTCATTCTTGGACTCCCAGTTGTCACAACCGATTGCGCGGGAATGAGGGAGTTGCTGCTGACTGGTGAGGATTCCTGCGGTTTGATTACGGGTAATGATAATGAAAACCTGTATATCGGATTGAAGGATATTCTGCAAGACATGACGCTTTTAGAACGTCTCAAAGAAAAGGCGCGTGCAAGGGGTTCAGCCTTCTCGTTAGAAAAAACAATGAATAGTTTCCTCGGGTTATTTGAAAATCAATAA
- a CDS encoding acyltransferase family protein, whose amino-acid sequence MSNSDYSQQLTHGEYYPHIDGIRALAVLPVVLFHTLAWLCPGGFVGVDVFFVISGYLITGGILRDLGKEKFTIRGFYHRRILRIMPAYFTLILGVFIIGCAIYYCIPLVHLGDASVMGTLFSANLYFWKLGGDYFAPNVHGNPLLHLWSLSVEEQFYLCIPLLCTLVWKFQRQWLFRVFAGLTVLSLATATYLVATGRQGDAFYLPHYRAWELLVGSLLAMLPRAFAENERPMPWAHPWLPALGLALVLVPYALYSSNTPFPGLAASLPVIGTALLIRYGQSGWISRLLSWKPFVAVGKISYSLYLWHWPVAVYWKYVTYDQLNIADYLGIFFVSLLFGYLSWRFIEIPVRTSQIWSPRRSFAFATSGILMLVTFGIACVLSRGWPRVLHPEANGLVVVHKGQFIESFIKNKIKRFGSIIGYEFVLYEPFPFSLGAEGNFHLGVPGEPEIFLIGDSHAGALQYGLDSVLRQSKRSGYVMNRSGKNVFNLKNIEAKDIIETLKKHPQVSKVVMAESWSEMITKRGNQDYQTILDQVEEFTLKIQSMNKTLYIVTDIPIRNYNPIDIAAKMTIIPPRKLKHEWINGLQSEVEYEQRQGYINRQLKNLCHKTGAVLVPMHIALKRENQFIAFEHKNGHIVPLYMDGGHLSPDGSLLASKFIMLYLFPDSNEEEKKTLVARMKPNSPEKCKSK is encoded by the coding sequence ATGAGCAACTCAGACTATTCACAACAGCTCACCCATGGCGAATACTACCCGCACATTGATGGGATCCGCGCCCTTGCCGTGCTTCCAGTCGTCCTTTTTCATACGCTGGCTTGGCTCTGCCCCGGCGGCTTCGTAGGCGTGGATGTTTTCTTCGTCATTTCCGGATACCTGATCACCGGGGGCATCCTGCGGGATCTGGGGAAAGAGAAATTCACGATCCGTGGCTTCTATCACCGCCGGATTCTACGGATCATGCCCGCCTATTTCACCTTGATCCTCGGCGTGTTCATCATCGGGTGCGCCATTTATTACTGCATACCCTTGGTACACCTTGGCGACGCTTCGGTCATGGGGACCTTGTTCTCGGCCAACCTCTATTTTTGGAAGTTGGGCGGTGATTATTTCGCCCCGAATGTCCACGGTAACCCATTACTACATTTGTGGTCCTTGAGCGTCGAGGAGCAGTTCTATCTATGCATTCCGTTGCTCTGCACCTTGGTTTGGAAATTCCAACGCCAATGGCTTTTTCGTGTATTTGCGGGACTGACCGTGTTGTCTCTTGCCACCGCCACCTATCTGGTGGCCACCGGCAGACAGGGGGATGCCTTTTACCTACCCCACTATCGGGCATGGGAACTCCTGGTTGGTTCCTTGCTGGCCATGCTGCCTCGGGCCTTCGCAGAGAATGAGAGACCCATGCCTTGGGCCCATCCGTGGTTACCCGCACTTGGCCTTGCGCTGGTGTTGGTCCCCTACGCCCTTTATTCGTCGAATACGCCCTTCCCTGGACTGGCTGCCAGTCTCCCCGTTATCGGGACGGCGCTTCTCATCCGGTATGGCCAAAGCGGTTGGATATCTAGACTGCTCTCCTGGAAGCCATTTGTAGCCGTCGGCAAAATTTCATATTCGCTGTATCTCTGGCATTGGCCGGTGGCCGTCTATTGGAAATATGTAACCTATGACCAACTGAATATCGCCGACTACCTCGGCATATTCTTCGTGTCATTGCTGTTTGGTTATCTTTCATGGAGGTTCATCGAGATTCCTGTACGCACTTCCCAAATCTGGTCGCCTCGACGTTCATTTGCATTTGCCACCTCAGGAATTCTCATGCTGGTGACTTTCGGAATAGCCTGCGTCCTCAGCAGAGGATGGCCAAGGGTTTTACATCCCGAGGCCAACGGGCTCGTTGTCGTGCACAAAGGTCAATTTATAGAATCTTTTATTAAGAATAAAATAAAGCGTTTTGGTTCCATAATTGGATATGAATTCGTACTTTATGAACCATTTCCATTTTCGCTTGGTGCGGAAGGGAATTTCCATTTGGGGGTACCGGGAGAACCTGAGATATTTCTTATTGGCGACAGTCATGCAGGTGCGCTTCAGTATGGTTTAGACTCAGTTTTACGTCAGAGCAAGCGTAGCGGCTATGTCATGAACCGATCTGGCAAAAATGTATTCAATTTGAAAAATATTGAAGCCAAGGATATTATAGAAACATTAAAAAAACATCCCCAAGTCTCCAAGGTTGTTATGGCTGAATCTTGGTCCGAAATGATAACAAAACGAGGAAATCAAGACTATCAAACTATTTTAGATCAGGTCGAAGAGTTCACTCTTAAAATCCAATCGATGAACAAGACTCTTTATATTGTAACGGATATTCCAATCCGCAATTACAATCCAATTGATATAGCTGCGAAAATGACCATCATTCCTCCACGTAAACTGAAACATGAATGGATCAATGGGCTGCAAAGCGAGGTGGAATATGAGCAAAGACAGGGATATATAAATCGCCAATTAAAAAATTTATGTCATAAAACAGGAGCAGTGTTAGTTCCCATGCACATAGCCTTAAAACGCGAAAATCAATTCATTGCATTTGAGCATAAAAATGGTCACATAGTCCCGCTTTATATGGATGGAGGTCACCTCTCTCCAGATGGGTCACTTTTAGCTTCGAAATTCATCATGCTGTATCTTTTCCCCGATTCCAATGAAGAGGAAAAAAAGACCTTGGTGGCAAGAATGAAACCGAATAGTCCTGAGAAGTGTAAATCCAAATGA
- a CDS encoding polysaccharide pyruvyl transferase family protein, translated as MNPILLYPHGGSLNHGCEAIVRATAKILGGPPKSMTLFSMRPQEDLSVGLDRIVAVADHRYVEPLTRRQTLVASIHHKLTNTDNRFYRFKHAALLKGITRDSIALSIGGDNYCYGDCSWLYAANTLIHKRGARTVFWGCSVDPEDMDAAMVRDLNGFDLITPRESITCQGMLDKGVRARIALHPDPAFQLDKVDLPLPPGFEIGNTIGLNISPLIQKNEGKPGATLQSAKALIAHILKTTTAAVALIPHVTWVSNNDLEPLGELYALFKDTGRVILLADHDCLALKGFISRCRMFIGARTHATIAAYSTQVPTLVLGYSVKARGIARDIFGEEKDLVLPIQELMEPRQLIDAFEKLKEREQDLRQHLQAFMPGYVGRAADAAREIALLCNDGGMDPQP; from the coding sequence ATGAATCCGATTCTTCTTTATCCCCATGGCGGCAGCCTGAACCATGGCTGCGAGGCCATCGTCCGTGCCACCGCCAAGATCCTGGGCGGCCCGCCGAAATCCATGACCCTGTTTTCCATGCGGCCCCAGGAAGACTTGAGTGTGGGGCTCGACCGGATCGTGGCCGTGGCAGACCATCGGTATGTCGAACCGTTGACCCGCCGGCAGACACTCGTGGCGTCCATCCACCACAAGCTGACCAACACCGACAACCGCTTCTATCGCTTTAAACATGCGGCGCTTTTGAAGGGCATCACGCGGGATTCCATCGCCCTCTCCATCGGTGGCGACAACTATTGCTACGGCGACTGCAGTTGGCTCTACGCCGCCAACACCTTGATCCACAAAAGAGGCGCGCGGACGGTCTTCTGGGGCTGTTCGGTGGATCCCGAGGACATGGATGCGGCGATGGTCCGTGATCTCAATGGCTTCGACCTGATCACGCCCCGTGAATCCATCACCTGCCAGGGCATGCTGGACAAGGGGGTGCGCGCCAGGATCGCCCTTCATCCCGATCCGGCCTTCCAGCTCGACAAGGTGGACTTGCCCTTGCCGCCGGGTTTCGAGATCGGCAACACCATCGGCCTGAATATCAGCCCGCTGATCCAGAAGAACGAAGGAAAGCCAGGGGCGACCCTGCAAAGCGCCAAAGCCTTGATCGCGCATATTCTCAAGACCACCACCGCGGCGGTGGCCCTCATCCCCCATGTGACCTGGGTAAGCAACAACGATCTGGAACCGCTAGGGGAACTCTATGCTTTGTTCAAGGACACAGGGCGGGTCATCCTGCTGGCGGACCATGACTGCCTGGCGTTGAAGGGGTTCATCTCCCGCTGCCGCATGTTCATCGGCGCCCGCACCCATGCCACCATCGCCGCGTATTCCACCCAGGTTCCCACCCTGGTCCTGGGCTACAGCGTCAAGGCGCGGGGCATTGCCCGAGACATTTTCGGCGAGGAAAAGGACCTGGTCCTTCCCATCCAGGAACTGATGGAACCAAGGCAACTCATAGACGCTTTCGAGAAGTTGAAGGAGCGGGAGCAGGATCTCCGGCAGCATCTCCAGGCCTTCATGCCGGGATATGTGGGCCGGGCCGCCGACGCTGCCCGGGAGATCGCCTTGCTGTGCAACGATGGGGGAATGGACCCCCAGCCATGA
- a CDS encoding glycosyltransferase, producing the protein MRKMMNILHITGQQTSEKIGGLEKWYAFFVASANKNGWGEVFLIFSKETPKEPVAAFFVNNNVKTAVFDYRFSIANFLKFHSYLRRNQIQFLHCHFENTLWFLVAGKLLGMKTFWHLNMENYYSVNNDWKNNFKVRVGVTFYRLKIFMLQFFIDKIYCASYAVQREYRDFFKLFSRKLEVTYFGLPKSQIDAEKARRRSFDRTAKSRIIIGCVAFHAPVKGVDILLRAVNVLVERGHDVELLQIGGSQFIHDKHDTKSLHDLAVELGLTDRINWAGIQQNVTDCLLDVDIYCQPSRHEALSFSIMEAMTISLPIVATNVGGIPEVVQNGINGFVFPPDDHVKCADKIEELILKTALRHEMGNRSLEIIDSPIFYTENTIELIQKNYDKG; encoded by the coding sequence ATGAGAAAAATGATGAACATATTACATATTACAGGTCAGCAAACCTCAGAAAAAATCGGCGGCCTAGAAAAATGGTATGCCTTCTTTGTTGCTTCAGCAAATAAAAACGGATGGGGGGAAGTATTTCTTATTTTCTCGAAAGAGACGCCAAAAGAACCAGTTGCTGCTTTTTTTGTCAACAACAATGTGAAGACAGCAGTATTCGATTATCGCTTTTCCATAGCTAATTTTTTGAAGTTTCATAGTTATCTTAGAAGGAATCAGATCCAGTTCCTGCATTGCCATTTCGAAAATACCCTGTGGTTCCTTGTCGCGGGTAAGCTGTTGGGTATGAAAACATTTTGGCACTTGAACATGGAGAATTATTACTCGGTTAACAATGACTGGAAAAATAATTTTAAGGTTAGAGTTGGTGTTACCTTTTATCGATTAAAAATTTTCATGTTGCAATTTTTTATCGATAAAATATATTGCGCCTCCTATGCAGTGCAGCGTGAGTACAGAGATTTTTTTAAACTATTCAGCCGAAAGCTGGAGGTGACTTACTTCGGACTGCCGAAATCCCAGATTGACGCTGAAAAGGCACGCCGAAGGTCTTTCGATCGTACAGCCAAGTCCCGTATTATCATTGGATGTGTGGCCTTTCATGCACCAGTAAAGGGTGTCGACATCCTGCTCCGCGCGGTAAACGTATTGGTGGAACGAGGCCACGATGTGGAACTGCTTCAAATCGGCGGCAGCCAATTCATACACGACAAACATGACACAAAGTCCCTTCACGATCTTGCTGTGGAACTCGGTTTAACCGATCGGATCAATTGGGCTGGCATACAACAGAATGTGACCGACTGTTTGCTCGATGTTGATATTTATTGCCAGCCTTCGAGGCACGAGGCATTGTCGTTTTCCATCATGGAAGCCATGACCATCAGTCTGCCGATCGTTGCAACTAATGTTGGAGGCATTCCGGAAGTGGTCCAAAACGGCATTAATGGCTTTGTCTTTCCACCTGACGATCATGTAAAATGCGCAGATAAGATCGAGGAGTTGATCCTCAAAACAGCATTGCGTCATGAAATGGGTAACCGATCGCTTGAAATAATAGATTCGCCTATTTTCTACACTGAAAATACAATTGAATTAATACAAAAAAATTACGATAAAGGATGA
- a CDS encoding glycosyltransferase family 2 protein encodes MNPPVPNISVIVPVHNTERWVGRCIDSILSQSCTDFELILVEDGSTDDSGTICDEYAARDARIRVAHIPNGGVSNARNRGLDFSQGRFICFIDSDDWVERDYLATLLETLTNSQAQIGICGISSDPNSNEPPVVLVAPTQTLTLLSVNADELLTLYESYLLFGPYNKIYERMIINANKLRFDTTLSYGEDLVFNFQYLDSVAQLAVSDQPLYHYRKANPGSLAGKYHADKFQIDMRLFEVTYAFFEKHGLLTVAALCWLWTRYFWSLHDDLFLINHPRCTLRWPQKFQHIRAILAHPRLPEALVFADTTKCPRSILACIRHQSVLGFFALNLVMSLKNRGVPS; translated from the coding sequence ATGAATCCACCTGTTCCAAACATCAGCGTTATCGTCCCCGTTCACAATACGGAACGGTGGGTCGGTCGATGCATCGATTCAATCCTTTCTCAGTCCTGCACGGATTTCGAACTCATCCTGGTGGAAGATGGCTCTACCGATGATAGCGGCACGATTTGCGACGAATACGCCGCACGGGACGCGCGAATCCGTGTTGCGCATATTCCGAATGGGGGCGTTTCAAATGCCAGGAATCGCGGACTCGACTTCTCTCAAGGACGGTTCATCTGCTTTATCGACAGCGACGATTGGGTTGAACGGGATTACCTGGCTACCCTTTTAGAAACACTCACGAACTCGCAAGCCCAGATTGGGATCTGCGGTATCAGCTCCGACCCCAATTCCAATGAACCCCCCGTAGTCCTGGTCGCTCCGACGCAGACCCTAACCCTGTTGTCCGTCAATGCGGACGAGCTTTTAACGTTGTACGAGAGTTACCTATTGTTTGGCCCGTACAACAAGATTTACGAACGAATGATCATCAACGCTAATAAACTCCGATTTGACACCACACTTTCCTACGGGGAAGACTTGGTTTTCAATTTCCAATACCTTGATTCAGTGGCGCAACTTGCGGTCTCAGACCAACCCCTCTACCACTACCGAAAGGCTAATCCGGGTTCCTTGGCGGGGAAGTACCATGCCGACAAGTTCCAGATCGACATGCGGTTGTTTGAGGTCACCTACGCCTTTTTCGAGAAGCATGGTCTGCTGACTGTGGCAGCCTTGTGTTGGCTCTGGACACGGTATTTCTGGAGCCTGCACGATGATCTTTTTCTGATCAACCATCCCCGGTGCACCCTTAGGTGGCCTCAAAAGTTCCAGCATATCCGAGCGATACTTGCCCATCCCCGCTTGCCGGAAGCCCTTGTTTTTGCTGACACCACCAAGTGCCCGCGTTCCATCCTGGCCTGCATCCGGCATCAGAGTGTCCTGGGCTTCTTCGCCCTCAACCTGGTGATGTCCCTGAAAAATCGTGGTGTCCCTTCATGA